The Apium graveolens cultivar Ventura chromosome 6, ASM990537v1, whole genome shotgun sequence genome contains a region encoding:
- the LOC141665288 gene encoding uncharacterized protein LOC141665288 → MESQVLLKQGAVRRVGKGTEIDIVKDHWLPVHEPYIQIVYEALQGKTVDSLMSLDHPGWDIDLIHDIFEDRDIQLILSIPLNTTEVDTWFWNKEKMGQYTVKSSYALLQEDRNASHEADAEWWRRMWNLKVPLRVQHFIWRAVRNVLPTKDQLTMKRVPVIEYCPVCNESKETVYHLLVSCPFTGLCWKELNITVHNNDLNCFSTWISAASQQYSTRKYQEIIMMCWMIWNNRNEMYGTRRDQSFQKYASWQN, encoded by the coding sequence ATGGAATCTCAAGTCCTTTTAAAACAAGGTGCAGTTCGCAGAGTGGGTAAAGGAACAGAAATTGACATCGTGAAGGATCATTGGCTTCCTGTACATGAACCTTACATTCAAATAGTCTACGAAGCCTTACAAGGTAAAACAGTTGACTCACTAATGAGTCTGGATCATCCAGGTTGGGACATCGACCTTATCCATGATATTTTTGAGGACAGAGATATTCAGCTGATACTATCAATCCCATTGAACACAACAGAAGTAGATACTTGGTTCTGGAACAAGGAAAAAATGGGTCAGTACACTGTGAAATCATCATACGCTTTACTTCAAGAAGACAGAAATGCAAGTCATGAAGCAGATGCTGAATGGTGGAGAAGAATGTGGAACCTAAAAGTACCGCTAAGAGTACAGCACTTCATTTGGAGGGCAGTTCGAAATGTACTACCAACTAAAGATCAGCTAACTATGAAAAGAGTCCCAGTGATTGAATATTGTCCAGTATGCAATGAAAGCAAAGAAACAGTATATCATTTGTTGGTGTCTTGCCCTTTTACAGGGCTATGCTGGAAGGAACTAAACATAACAGTGCACAACAATGATCTTAACTGCTTCAGTACTTGGATATCTGCAGCCTCTCAACAATACAGCACTCGTAAATACCAGGAAATCATCATGATGTGCTGGATGATCTGGAATAATAGAAACGAGATGTATGGAACCAGAAGGGATCAGAGTTTTCAGAAGTATGCAAGTTGGCAAAACTAA
- the LOC141667177 gene encoding large ribosomal subunit protein uL5c, protein MASPALLHSSASSFYTHFPSNQSIIRLPCRNSFTVKAETNIVLVDKSQAETTTRLKKSYLETIVPLLKDEFSYTNIHQVPKVKKIVINCGIGDAAQNSKGLDAAVNELALITGQRPVKTRAKNAIATFKIREDQPLGIAVTLRGNVMYSFLDRLINLGLPRTRDFQGVSPNSFDGNGNYSIGFREQSVFPEISYDALGKPRGMDVCISTTAPTDKEAHRLLALMGMPFREGAVSSNVLRKKKLKRHHFDSKAKQRARR, encoded by the exons ATGGCGTCTCCGGCGCTTCTCCACTCCTCTGCCTCCTCTTTTTACACCCACTTCCCCTCCAACCAATCTATCATCCGCTTACCTTGCCGGAACAGTTTCACGGTCAAGGCCGAAACAAACATAGTACTGGTCGACAAATCTCAGGCGGAGACAACCACTCGTTTGAAAAAATCTTATCTTGAAACCATTGTTCCCCTTCTTAAAGATGAGTTTTCTTACACTAACATTCATCAG GTTCCTAAAGTTAAGAAGATTGTCATAAATTGTGGTATTGGAGATGCGGCACAGAACTCTAAGGGTCTGGATGCGGCAGTTAACGAACTGGCATTGATTACCGGACAGAGGCCTGTCAAGACACGTGCAAAGAATGCTATTGCTACTTTCAAGATCAGAGAAGACCAACCGTTGGGAATTGCTGTCACTTTGAGAGGAAAT GTGATGTACTCATTTCTGGATAGGCTAATTAACTTGGGGCTTCCGAGGACAAGGGACTTCCAAGGTGTGAGCCCCAACAGCTTTGATGGCAACGGCAATTATAGCATAGGATTTCGCGAGCAAAGTGTGTTTCCCGAGATTAGTTACGATGCGCTAGGAAAGCCAAGAGGAATGGATGTTTGCATATCCACAACAGCTCCAACAGATAAAGAAGCTCATAGACTTCTGGCTCTTATGGGAATGCCATTCAGAGAAGGTGCTGTTTCCTCAAATGTGTTGCGCAAGAAGAAGTTGAAACGTCATCATTTCGACTCCAAGGCAAAGCAAAGGGCTAGGAGATAA